The following proteins come from a genomic window of Phacochoerus africanus isolate WHEZ1 chromosome 9, ROS_Pafr_v1, whole genome shotgun sequence:
- the AP1G2 gene encoding AP-1 complex subunit gamma-like 2 isoform X3 produces the protein MVVSSLKLQELIQEIREAKTQAQEREVIQKECAHIRAAFRDGDPLHRHRQLAKLLYVHMLGYPAHFGQMECLKLIASPRFTDKRVGYLGAMLLLDERQDAHLLITNSIKNDLSQGIQAIQGLALCTLSTMGSAEMCRDLANEVEKLLLQPSPYVRKKAVLTAVHMIRKVPELSNLFLPPCAQLLRERHHGILLGTITLITELCERSPAALKHFRKVVPQLVHILRSLVTTGYSTEHSISGVSDPFLQVQILRLLRILGQNHEESSETMNDLLAQVATNTNTSRNAGSAVLFETVLTILDIRSAAGLRVLAVNILGRFLLNSDRNIRYVALMSLLRLVQSDHSAVQRHRPTVVDCLRDPDASLSRRALELSLALVNSSNVRAMTQELQGFLESCPPDLRATCASGILLAAERFAPSKRWHIDTILHVLTTAGAYVRDDAVANLTQLIGGAQELHAYSVRRLYSALAKDISQDITGSGSEEGTQTLAQHVSYPMQQPLVQVAAWCIGEYGDLLLEGSCEEAEPLQVEEEEVLALLERVLQSHMSLPATRGYALTALMKLSTRLRGDNKAAILEKMPLMERGGPQVDEKGKESEEEEAAPNPTEPQASKLLDLLDLLDGPSADAHHPPPLDPTPGGTLINLLDLPCAPPPPAPIPNLRVFEREGLQLNLSFVRPPGTPALLLITVTATNTSAGDVTHFICQAAVPKSFQLQLQAPSGDTVPAQGGLPMTQLLRILNPNKAPLRLKLRLTYNHFGQSVQEIFEVNNLPVETWQ, from the exons ATGGTGGTGTCCTCGCTGAAGCTTCAGGAGCTAATCCAGGAGATTCGTGAGGCCAAGACCCAGGCCCAGGAGCGGGAAGTGATCCAGAAGGAGTGCGCCCACATCCGGGCCGCCTTCCGCGATGGGGACCCTCTGCACAGGCACCGCCAGCTGGCCAAACTGCTCTACGTCCACATGTTAGGCTACCCCGCCCACTTTGGACAG ATGGAGTGCCTGAAACTGATCGCCTCCCCCAGGTTCACAGACAAGAGGGTGGGCTACCTGGGGGCCATGCTTCTACTGGATGAGAGGCAGGATGCCCACCTGCTCATTACCAACAGCATCAAGAA tgacctgagccagggGATTCAGGCCATACAAGGCCTGGCCCTGTGCACTCTAAGCACCATGGGCTCTGCTGAGATGTGCCGGGACCTGGCCAATGAGGTGGAGAAATTGCTCCTGCAGCCTAGCCCCTACGTGCGCAAGAAG GCTGTTTTGACTGCAGTGCACATGATCCGGAAGGTCCCCGAGCTCTCCAATCTCTTCCTCCCACCCTGTGCCCAACTGCTTCGGGAACGCCACCATG GCATCCTGCTGGGCACCATCACGCTGATCACGGAGCTCTGCGAACGAAGCCCTGCAGCTCTCAAGCACTTTCGAAAG GTGGTGCCCCAGCTGGTGCACATCCTCCGGAGTCTGGTGACGACGGGATACTCCACAGAACACAGCATATCTGGAGTCAGCGACCCCTTCCTACAG GTCCAGATACTTCGTCTGCTTCGGATTCTGGGCCAGAACCACGAAGAGAGCAGTGAGACCATGAATGACTTGCTGGCCCAG GTAGCCACAAATACGAACACCAGCCGAAATGCCGGCAGCGCAGTGCTCTTTGAGACGGTCCTCACCATCCTGGACATTCGCTCAGCAGCAGGCCTGCGG GTTCTAGCTGTCAACATTCTTGGCCGCTTCCTGCTCAACAGTGACAGGAACATTAG GTACGTAGCGCTGATGTCCCTGCTGCGGCTGGTGCAGTCTGACCACAGCGCTGTGCAGCGGCACCGGCCCACCGTGGTGGACTGTCTGCGGGACCCCGATGCTTCCCTCAGCCG GCGGGCCCTGGAACTGAGCCTGGCTCTGGTGAACAGCTCCAATGTGCGAGCCATGACCCAGGAGCTGCAGGGCTTTCTGGAGTCCTGCCCCCCTGATCTGCGGGCCACCTGTGCCTCAGGCATCCTGCTGGCAGCTGAGAG GTTTGCCCCATCCAAGCGGTGGCACATAGACACCATCCTGCATGTGCTGACAACg GCAGGCGCCTATGTGCGTGATGATGCGGTAGCCAACCTGACCCAGCTGATTGGGGGTGCCCAGGAGCTCCACGCCTACTCTGTGCGCCGCCTCTACAGCGCACTGGCCAAGGACATCTCTCAG GATATCACAGGGTCTGGAAGTGAGGAGGGGACCCAGACGCTGGCCCAGCACGTTTCTTACCCCATGCAGCAACCGCTGGTGCAGGTGGCAGCTTGGTGCATCGGGGAATACGGGGACCTCCTGCTGGAGGGGAGCTGTGAGGAAGCTGAGCCCCTGCAG gtggaggaagaggaggtgttGGCATTGCTGGAAAGGGTACTGCAGTCTCACATGTCCCTGCCAGCTACCCGAGGATATGCCCTGACAGCCCTCATGAAGCTCAGCACCCGGCTCCGTGGGGACAACAA GGCTGCCATCCTGGAAAAGATGCCTCTTATGGAGCGAGGTGGCCCTCAGGTcgatgagaaaggaaaggaaagcgaAGAAGAAGAAGCGGCCCCTAACCCCACAGAGCCCCAG gcctcgaAGCTCTTGGATCTCTTGGATCTCCTGGATGGCCCTTCTGCGGATGCCCACCACCCTCCCCCTCTGGATCCCACCCCAGGAGGCACTTTAATAAATCTCCTGGACCTTCCttgtgctcccccaccccctg CTCCTATCCCAAATCTCAGAGTGTTTGAGCGTGAGGGACTACAGCTGAATCTGTCTTTTGTTCGACCCCCTGGAACCCCTGCTTTGCTGTTAATCACTGTCACAGCCACCAATACCTCAGCGGGTGACGTCACCCACTTCATCTGCCAGGCCGCTGTGCCCAAG AGTTtccagctacagctacaggccccTAGTGGGGACACAGTTCCAGCTCAGGGTGGCCTTCCGATGACGCAGCTCCTCAGAATCCTCAATCCTAACAAG GCCCCCTTGCGGCTGAAGCTGCGCCTCACCTACAACCACTTTGGCCAGTCGGTGCAGGAAATCTTTGAGGTGAACAACTTGCCTGTGGAGACATGGCAGTAA
- the AP1G2 gene encoding AP-1 complex subunit gamma-like 2 isoform X2: protein MVVSSLKLQELIQEIREAKTQAQEREVIQKECAHIRAAFRDGDPLHRHRQLAKLLYVHMLGYPAHFGQMECLKLIASPRFTDKRVGYLGAMLLLDERQDAHLLITNSIKNDLSQGIQAIQGLALCTLSTMGSAEMCRDLANEVEKLLLQPSPYVRKKAVLTAVHMIRKVPELSNLFLPPCAQLLRERHHGILLGTITLITELCERSPAALKHFRKVVPQLVHILRSLVTTGYSTEHSISGVSDPFLQVQILRLLRILGQNHEESSETMNDLLAQVATNTNTSRNAGSAVLFETVLTILDIRSAAGLRVLAVNILGRFLLNSDRNIRYVALMSLLRLVQSDHSAVQRHRPTVVDCLRDPDASLSRRALELSLALVNSSNVRAMTQELQGFLESCPPDLRATCASGILLAAERFAPSKRWHIDTILHVLTTAGAYVRDDAVANLTQLIGGAQELHAYSVRRLYSALAKDISQQPLVQVAAWCIGEYGDLLLEGSCEEAEPLQVEEEEVLALLERVLQSHMSLPATRGYALTALMKLSTRLRGDNNRIRQVVSIYGSCLDVELQQRAVEYNTLFRKYDHMRAAILEKMPLMERGGPQVDEKGKESEEEEAAPNPTEPQASKLLDLLDLLDGPSADAHHPPPLDPTPGGTLINLLDLPCAPPPPAPIPNLRVFEREGLQLNLSFVRPPGTPALLLITVTATNTSAGDVTHFICQAAVPKSFQLQLQAPSGDTVPAQGGLPMTQLLRILNPNKAPLRLKLRLTYNHFGQSVQEIFEVNNLPVETWQ from the exons ATGGTGGTGTCCTCGCTGAAGCTTCAGGAGCTAATCCAGGAGATTCGTGAGGCCAAGACCCAGGCCCAGGAGCGGGAAGTGATCCAGAAGGAGTGCGCCCACATCCGGGCCGCCTTCCGCGATGGGGACCCTCTGCACAGGCACCGCCAGCTGGCCAAACTGCTCTACGTCCACATGTTAGGCTACCCCGCCCACTTTGGACAG ATGGAGTGCCTGAAACTGATCGCCTCCCCCAGGTTCACAGACAAGAGGGTGGGCTACCTGGGGGCCATGCTTCTACTGGATGAGAGGCAGGATGCCCACCTGCTCATTACCAACAGCATCAAGAA tgacctgagccagggGATTCAGGCCATACAAGGCCTGGCCCTGTGCACTCTAAGCACCATGGGCTCTGCTGAGATGTGCCGGGACCTGGCCAATGAGGTGGAGAAATTGCTCCTGCAGCCTAGCCCCTACGTGCGCAAGAAG GCTGTTTTGACTGCAGTGCACATGATCCGGAAGGTCCCCGAGCTCTCCAATCTCTTCCTCCCACCCTGTGCCCAACTGCTTCGGGAACGCCACCATG GCATCCTGCTGGGCACCATCACGCTGATCACGGAGCTCTGCGAACGAAGCCCTGCAGCTCTCAAGCACTTTCGAAAG GTGGTGCCCCAGCTGGTGCACATCCTCCGGAGTCTGGTGACGACGGGATACTCCACAGAACACAGCATATCTGGAGTCAGCGACCCCTTCCTACAG GTCCAGATACTTCGTCTGCTTCGGATTCTGGGCCAGAACCACGAAGAGAGCAGTGAGACCATGAATGACTTGCTGGCCCAG GTAGCCACAAATACGAACACCAGCCGAAATGCCGGCAGCGCAGTGCTCTTTGAGACGGTCCTCACCATCCTGGACATTCGCTCAGCAGCAGGCCTGCGG GTTCTAGCTGTCAACATTCTTGGCCGCTTCCTGCTCAACAGTGACAGGAACATTAG GTACGTAGCGCTGATGTCCCTGCTGCGGCTGGTGCAGTCTGACCACAGCGCTGTGCAGCGGCACCGGCCCACCGTGGTGGACTGTCTGCGGGACCCCGATGCTTCCCTCAGCCG GCGGGCCCTGGAACTGAGCCTGGCTCTGGTGAACAGCTCCAATGTGCGAGCCATGACCCAGGAGCTGCAGGGCTTTCTGGAGTCCTGCCCCCCTGATCTGCGGGCCACCTGTGCCTCAGGCATCCTGCTGGCAGCTGAGAG GTTTGCCCCATCCAAGCGGTGGCACATAGACACCATCCTGCATGTGCTGACAACg GCAGGCGCCTATGTGCGTGATGATGCGGTAGCCAACCTGACCCAGCTGATTGGGGGTGCCCAGGAGCTCCACGCCTACTCTGTGCGCCGCCTCTACAGCGCACTGGCCAAGGACATCTCTCAG CAACCGCTGGTGCAGGTGGCAGCTTGGTGCATCGGGGAATACGGGGACCTCCTGCTGGAGGGGAGCTGTGAGGAAGCTGAGCCCCTGCAG gtggaggaagaggaggtgttGGCATTGCTGGAAAGGGTACTGCAGTCTCACATGTCCCTGCCAGCTACCCGAGGATATGCCCTGACAGCCCTCATGAAGCTCAGCACCCGGCTCCGTGGGGACAACAA CCGCATCCGCCAGGTGGTGTCCATCTACGGGAGCTGCCTGGACGTGGAGCTGCAGCAGCGTGCGGTGGAATACAACACTCTCTTCCGGAAGTACGACCACATGAG GGCTGCCATCCTGGAAAAGATGCCTCTTATGGAGCGAGGTGGCCCTCAGGTcgatgagaaaggaaaggaaagcgaAGAAGAAGAAGCGGCCCCTAACCCCACAGAGCCCCAG gcctcgaAGCTCTTGGATCTCTTGGATCTCCTGGATGGCCCTTCTGCGGATGCCCACCACCCTCCCCCTCTGGATCCCACCCCAGGAGGCACTTTAATAAATCTCCTGGACCTTCCttgtgctcccccaccccctg CTCCTATCCCAAATCTCAGAGTGTTTGAGCGTGAGGGACTACAGCTGAATCTGTCTTTTGTTCGACCCCCTGGAACCCCTGCTTTGCTGTTAATCACTGTCACAGCCACCAATACCTCAGCGGGTGACGTCACCCACTTCATCTGCCAGGCCGCTGTGCCCAAG AGTTtccagctacagctacaggccccTAGTGGGGACACAGTTCCAGCTCAGGGTGGCCTTCCGATGACGCAGCTCCTCAGAATCCTCAATCCTAACAAG GCCCCCTTGCGGCTGAAGCTGCGCCTCACCTACAACCACTTTGGCCAGTCGGTGCAGGAAATCTTTGAGGTGAACAACTTGCCTGTGGAGACATGGCAGTAA
- the AP1G2 gene encoding AP-1 complex subunit gamma-like 2 isoform X1, whose amino-acid sequence MVVSSLKLQELIQEIREAKTQAQEREVIQKECAHIRAAFRDGDPLHRHRQLAKLLYVHMLGYPAHFGQMECLKLIASPRFTDKRVGYLGAMLLLDERQDAHLLITNSIKNDLSQGIQAIQGLALCTLSTMGSAEMCRDLANEVEKLLLQPSPYVRKKAVLTAVHMIRKVPELSNLFLPPCAQLLRERHHGILLGTITLITELCERSPAALKHFRKVVPQLVHILRSLVTTGYSTEHSISGVSDPFLQVQILRLLRILGQNHEESSETMNDLLAQVATNTNTSRNAGSAVLFETVLTILDIRSAAGLRVLAVNILGRFLLNSDRNIRYVALMSLLRLVQSDHSAVQRHRPTVVDCLRDPDASLSRRALELSLALVNSSNVRAMTQELQGFLESCPPDLRATCASGILLAAERFAPSKRWHIDTILHVLTTAGAYVRDDAVANLTQLIGGAQELHAYSVRRLYSALAKDISQDITGSGSEEGTQTLAQHVSYPMQQPLVQVAAWCIGEYGDLLLEGSCEEAEPLQVEEEEVLALLERVLQSHMSLPATRGYALTALMKLSTRLRGDNNRIRQVVSIYGSCLDVELQQRAVEYNTLFRKYDHMRAAILEKMPLMERGGPQVDEKGKESEEEEAAPNPTEPQASKLLDLLDLLDGPSADAHHPPPLDPTPGGTLINLLDLPCAPPPPAPIPNLRVFEREGLQLNLSFVRPPGTPALLLITVTATNTSAGDVTHFICQAAVPKSFQLQLQAPSGDTVPAQGGLPMTQLLRILNPNKAPLRLKLRLTYNHFGQSVQEIFEVNNLPVETWQ is encoded by the exons ATGGTGGTGTCCTCGCTGAAGCTTCAGGAGCTAATCCAGGAGATTCGTGAGGCCAAGACCCAGGCCCAGGAGCGGGAAGTGATCCAGAAGGAGTGCGCCCACATCCGGGCCGCCTTCCGCGATGGGGACCCTCTGCACAGGCACCGCCAGCTGGCCAAACTGCTCTACGTCCACATGTTAGGCTACCCCGCCCACTTTGGACAG ATGGAGTGCCTGAAACTGATCGCCTCCCCCAGGTTCACAGACAAGAGGGTGGGCTACCTGGGGGCCATGCTTCTACTGGATGAGAGGCAGGATGCCCACCTGCTCATTACCAACAGCATCAAGAA tgacctgagccagggGATTCAGGCCATACAAGGCCTGGCCCTGTGCACTCTAAGCACCATGGGCTCTGCTGAGATGTGCCGGGACCTGGCCAATGAGGTGGAGAAATTGCTCCTGCAGCCTAGCCCCTACGTGCGCAAGAAG GCTGTTTTGACTGCAGTGCACATGATCCGGAAGGTCCCCGAGCTCTCCAATCTCTTCCTCCCACCCTGTGCCCAACTGCTTCGGGAACGCCACCATG GCATCCTGCTGGGCACCATCACGCTGATCACGGAGCTCTGCGAACGAAGCCCTGCAGCTCTCAAGCACTTTCGAAAG GTGGTGCCCCAGCTGGTGCACATCCTCCGGAGTCTGGTGACGACGGGATACTCCACAGAACACAGCATATCTGGAGTCAGCGACCCCTTCCTACAG GTCCAGATACTTCGTCTGCTTCGGATTCTGGGCCAGAACCACGAAGAGAGCAGTGAGACCATGAATGACTTGCTGGCCCAG GTAGCCACAAATACGAACACCAGCCGAAATGCCGGCAGCGCAGTGCTCTTTGAGACGGTCCTCACCATCCTGGACATTCGCTCAGCAGCAGGCCTGCGG GTTCTAGCTGTCAACATTCTTGGCCGCTTCCTGCTCAACAGTGACAGGAACATTAG GTACGTAGCGCTGATGTCCCTGCTGCGGCTGGTGCAGTCTGACCACAGCGCTGTGCAGCGGCACCGGCCCACCGTGGTGGACTGTCTGCGGGACCCCGATGCTTCCCTCAGCCG GCGGGCCCTGGAACTGAGCCTGGCTCTGGTGAACAGCTCCAATGTGCGAGCCATGACCCAGGAGCTGCAGGGCTTTCTGGAGTCCTGCCCCCCTGATCTGCGGGCCACCTGTGCCTCAGGCATCCTGCTGGCAGCTGAGAG GTTTGCCCCATCCAAGCGGTGGCACATAGACACCATCCTGCATGTGCTGACAACg GCAGGCGCCTATGTGCGTGATGATGCGGTAGCCAACCTGACCCAGCTGATTGGGGGTGCCCAGGAGCTCCACGCCTACTCTGTGCGCCGCCTCTACAGCGCACTGGCCAAGGACATCTCTCAG GATATCACAGGGTCTGGAAGTGAGGAGGGGACCCAGACGCTGGCCCAGCACGTTTCTTACCCCATGCAGCAACCGCTGGTGCAGGTGGCAGCTTGGTGCATCGGGGAATACGGGGACCTCCTGCTGGAGGGGAGCTGTGAGGAAGCTGAGCCCCTGCAG gtggaggaagaggaggtgttGGCATTGCTGGAAAGGGTACTGCAGTCTCACATGTCCCTGCCAGCTACCCGAGGATATGCCCTGACAGCCCTCATGAAGCTCAGCACCCGGCTCCGTGGGGACAACAA CCGCATCCGCCAGGTGGTGTCCATCTACGGGAGCTGCCTGGACGTGGAGCTGCAGCAGCGTGCGGTGGAATACAACACTCTCTTCCGGAAGTACGACCACATGAG GGCTGCCATCCTGGAAAAGATGCCTCTTATGGAGCGAGGTGGCCCTCAGGTcgatgagaaaggaaaggaaagcgaAGAAGAAGAAGCGGCCCCTAACCCCACAGAGCCCCAG gcctcgaAGCTCTTGGATCTCTTGGATCTCCTGGATGGCCCTTCTGCGGATGCCCACCACCCTCCCCCTCTGGATCCCACCCCAGGAGGCACTTTAATAAATCTCCTGGACCTTCCttgtgctcccccaccccctg CTCCTATCCCAAATCTCAGAGTGTTTGAGCGTGAGGGACTACAGCTGAATCTGTCTTTTGTTCGACCCCCTGGAACCCCTGCTTTGCTGTTAATCACTGTCACAGCCACCAATACCTCAGCGGGTGACGTCACCCACTTCATCTGCCAGGCCGCTGTGCCCAAG AGTTtccagctacagctacaggccccTAGTGGGGACACAGTTCCAGCTCAGGGTGGCCTTCCGATGACGCAGCTCCTCAGAATCCTCAATCCTAACAAG GCCCCCTTGCGGCTGAAGCTGCGCCTCACCTACAACCACTTTGGCCAGTCGGTGCAGGAAATCTTTGAGGTGAACAACTTGCCTGTGGAGACATGGCAGTAA
- the THTPA gene encoding thiamine-triphosphatase, producing the protein MALGLIEVERKFLPGPGIEERLQELGGILEHRITFRDSYYDTPELSLMRSDHWLRQREGSGWQLKYAGAASVSEPCTKYTELTAESAIVAQLCEVLRAEVPRAGGVAAVLDHLGLQEIASFVTQRSGWKLVPSGADEEEPPLRVDLDTADFGYAVGEVEALVREEAEVPAALEKIHSVSSMLGVLVHEEAPAKLIVYLQCFRPQDYQRLLEVYSSKRKPEGTEDLDVRLG; encoded by the exons ATGGCCTTGGGCCTGATTGAAGTGGAACGAAAGTTCCTTCCGGGGCCCGGCATAGAGGAGCGGCTGCAGGAGTTGGGAGGTATCCTGGAGCACCGAATCACCTTCCGAGACAGCTACTATGATACCCCTGAGCTGAGCCTCATGCGGTCTGACCACTGGCTACGACAGCGAGAGGGTAGTGGATGGCAGCTCAAATATGCTGGGGCAGCAAGTGTCTCAGAACCCTGCACTAAGTACACGGAGCTCACAGCTGAGTCTGCAATTGTGGCCCAGCTCTGTGAGGTGCTGAGGGCTGAggtccccagggctgggggtgtggcTGCTGTGCTGGACCATCTGGGGCTGCAGGAAATAGCAAGTTTTGTGACCCAGCGCAGTGGCTGGAAACTGGTGCCGTCTGGAGCTGATGAAGAGGAGCCACCCCTCAGAGTGGACCTGGATACAGCTGACTTTGGCTACGCTGTGGGTGAGGTAGAGGCCCTGGTGCGTGAGGAGGCTGAAGTCccagctgccctagaaaagatcCACAGCGTCAGCAGCATGCTTG GTGTGCTGGTGCATGAGGAGGCACCTGCCAAGCTAATCGTGTACCTACAGTGCTTCCGGCCTCAAGACTATCAGCGCCTGCTAGAAGTGTACAGCTCCAAAAGGAAGCCAGAGGGGACTGAAGATCTGGACGTGAGACTGGGCTAG